ACCAGGAGCAGACCGACCGATACTGGAACGCACTGCTCGCCGATGGCGGCGAAGAGCATGCCTGTGGTTGGTTGACCGACAAGTTCGGCCTCAAGTGGCAGGTCACGCCGAAGTTCATGATGGAGGTCCTTGCGAGCGACGACGCGGAGGGTCGCGAGCGCGCGTTCAACGCGATGCTGACGATGCAAAAGTTGATCGTCGCGGACCTTGAAGCTGCCTTTGCCGGCAGCGCCGACTAGTTCGAGACGGTGAACGAGCCGACGAGGTCGTCGGTCTCGATGATCTCGCGGCCGAAGAGCCAGAGCGCGATGGGACTCAACTTGAGGTTCGCGACTGCGGGCGGGATTAGCAAGGTGCGCATTTTTTCGATCCTACGCGAGCGCCGCGTCTGTGTCCGAGACGGCGGCTTTCTGAATCGCGTCGGCAACGAGCTGACCGCATGCGGCGGCAATGTCCTGGCCGCGAGTCAGGCGCACTGTCGCGACGACGCCTTCTGATTGCAGCGTGTCCTTGAAAGCGGCGATCGTGGTGCGGGCCGATCCTCCGTATCCCGTGCCAGTCGGGTTGTAGGGGATCAGATTGACCTTGAAGGCGTTGTGGGGTTGGAGCACCTCGGCGAGTTGCTTGGCGTGGATCGTGTGGTCGTTGATCCCATCGAGCATCACGTACTCGATGTACACGCGGCGATTGTTCTGTTCGTAGTGCTTGCGGCACTCGGCGAGCACGTCCTCAAGCGGCCAGCGGTCGTTGACCGGCATGATCTTCGAGCGCAGCTCGGGGTCGGCGGCGTGGAGGCTGAGCGCGAGTCGCACCGGTCGCTCGATCTTGTTGAACTGTTTGATGCCCGGGAGCCAGCCGACGGTTGAAACTGTCGTGCGGCGACTGGTGATCCCGATGTCCGGGAGCTTCTCGCAGGACTCGAGCACGTTGTCGAGGTTCATCATCGGTTCGCCCATGCCCATGAACACGAGGTGGTTGACGTTGTCCTCGATGCGCTTGAAGAAGAGCGCCTGGTCGAGGATCTCGGCAGTAGTGAGGTTGCGGCCGAAGGCCATCGTGCCGGTCGCACAGAAGGTGCAGGTAAGCGGGCAGCCCGACTGGCTCGAGACGCAGATCGAGCGGCGACCGTCGAGGTACTTCATCATCACGGCTTCGACGGGGCGCTTGTCGTGGGTGTGGAAGAGGGCCTTGACGGTGCCGTCGCGGGATTCAGCGCTGTCGATCAGCTCAAGCGTGGAGAACGGCACTCGCTCATCGAGCTCGAGGCGCAGCAACTCGGGAAGATTGGACATCTCCTCGTAGCCAGTCGCTCCGCGCGCGGTCCACTCCCATACCTGTTTGGCGCGGTAGGGGGCATCGCCGAGTTCTTCGAGCGTGTCCTTGAGAAGATTCAGATCCATCGTTCACAACGGTAGGGGAATGGCAATGACTCACGCGTTGGGTCCTCGGTTCCGATGCATGGACATGACCGCCGATCAGGCATACGCCTGTATTTTCATCGCGCTGCTTGCGCTTCCCGCGGTGGCGTGGGTACTCGAGCGGGGCAACGGGGGGCATCTGCCAAGTCGTCGAGCCGCGATGGTGCTCGGACTCGTTGGGGCGGCGGCGATGTTGACGCCGATCGTCGCCGCGGAAGTCGAATTGATCGGGGGCGGGCTCGCGGGCAATGGGGGCGACCTCTTCGTGATTCCCGCGCTGGGGCTCCCGCTGATCGCGCTTTCTGTCGCCTGGGTAATTTTGCCGCTCCGGGCCGAGGCGAAAAAAGCTGCGAGCCGGTGGAAGCTCGCGCTGCTCGTGTTGCCGTCACTGTTGATCGGGCTGCCCAACGCGATCTACATCGCGATGGCTCAATGAGCTGACCTCGCGCGCCCGTGCGCGTGAGATTTGCGCAAATTGCTGCCTCTTTGCGGGCGCGTAGGCTTCACTGCGTGCGTCTTGCGAAATACATCGCCCACGCTGGCATCGCCAGCCGCCGCGCCTCAGAGCAGCTGATCTTTGACGGCCGCGTCACGGTTGACGGCAACGTTGCCACGGATCCCGCGCGCGATGTGGACGACGGCAACGAGATATCGGTTGATGGTGACCGCGTGGCTATCGAGAAAACGGTGGTGTACGCGGTGAACAAGCCACTCGGCGTAATCAGCACGGCAAGCGACCCAGAAGGCCGCCGCACGGTGGTCGATCTCATCGGCTCCGAGAAACGCCTCTACCCAGTCGGCCGCCTCGACGCAAACTCATTCGGCCTGATGCTCGTCACCAACGACGGCGACCTCGCCCAGAAGCTCAGCCACCCTCGCCACGGCGTGCCCAAGACCTACCGCGTTCGCGTTCGTCGAGGAAATCCACTCTCGCGCGGCGAGCTCGCGCACCTGGCAGCAGGAGTCGAGCTGGAAGACGGCAAAACCGGCCGCGCCGAGGTCACCAAGACCGGGCCGCGCGAGTTCGAGATCGTCATTCGCGAAGGACGCAACCGCCAGATCCGTCGCATGTGTGAAGCGATCGGCCGCGACGTCGGCGAGCTCCAGCGCATCAAGTTCGGACCGCTCGAACTCGGCCGCCTCAAAGAGGGCACGGCCCGCAAACTTTCGAACGAGGAGATCGAATCGCTCTGGCAGAATGTCGATCTCGCACAGACCACGAAAAAGCCCTCCAAGCCCAAGTCGCGCGGCAACTCGCGCACCGGCCGCGGCAAGACCAGATGAACGCAGACTCCAACACCAAGCTCTTCGCCCTGCGCGGCGCGACCACGGTCAAAGCCAACGAGGCCGACTTGATCGTGGAAGCGACCGAGGAGCTGCTCGTCGAGGTGCTCAAACGCAACGACCTCGCTCCGGCCGCGCTCGTCAGCTGCATCTTCACCACGACAGCGGATCTGAACGCCCAGTTTCCAGCGGTCGCCGCGCGCAACATCGGCCTGAACGCCGTGCCGTTGCTCTGCGCGAGCGAGATCGACGTCCCCGGTTCGCTGCCCCTCGCGATCCGCATTCTTCTTCAGTACTACGCGCCACCCGAGCACGAAAGCAAACACGTGTACCTGCGCGACGCAGTCACGCTGCGCACTGACCTCTCGGCAGCCCAATAGCCATGCCGATCAAGATCAACGAAACGATCGCGGCCATCCCGGTCTACCCGCAGGCGAGCACTTACTCGTTCGGTGGTCCGCTGGTGAAGATGTCCAGCAACGAGTCGCCGTTCGCGCCGCACCCAGCCGTCGCCGAGGCGATCACGGCCGCTGGGCGCAACGTGAATCGCTATCCAGACCCAAGCGGCAGCGCATTCCGTAAGAAGCTCGCCGAGACCTACGACATGGCCGCAGAGCAGATCGTCCTTGGCAACGGGTCCTGCGAGATCCTGCTCGCCGGCGCGCAGGTGCTGCTCGAGCCGGGCGCCGAACTCATCTACACCTGGCCGTCCTTCTCGATGTACCCGCACCTTGCCGCGATGACCGGCGCGACCGCCGTCGAGGTGCCGCTGACCATCGATCACCGTCATGACCTCGACGCGATGCTCGCCGCGATCACCCCGAAGACGAAGATGATCCTCGTCTGCAACCCGAACAACCCGACCGGCACGTTCGTTGACTTTGATTCGATCAACTCGTTCGTCAGTGAAGTGCCCAATGACGTCTGCATCGTGATCGACGAGGCCTACATCGAGTTCGTCGAGGGCGTCGATCGTGACGGCCTCCTGCCGCTGGTGATCGAGCACGACAACG
This is a stretch of genomic DNA from Solirubrobacterales bacterium. It encodes these proteins:
- a CDS encoding rRNA pseudouridine synthase, which gives rise to MRLAKYIAHAGIASRRASEQLIFDGRVTVDGNVATDPARDVDDGNEISVDGDRVAIEKTVVYAVNKPLGVISTASDPEGRRTVVDLIGSEKRLYPVGRLDANSFGLMLVTNDGDLAQKLSHPRHGVPKTYRVRVRRGNPLSRGELAHLAAGVELEDGKTGRAEVTKTGPREFEIVIREGRNRQIRRMCEAIGRDVGELQRIKFGPLELGRLKEGTARKLSNEEIESLWQNVDLAQTTKKPSKPKSRGNSRTGRGKTR
- the hisC gene encoding histidinol-phosphate transaminase: MPIKINETIAAIPVYPQASTYSFGGPLVKMSSNESPFAPHPAVAEAITAAGRNVNRYPDPSGSAFRKKLAETYDMAAEQIVLGNGSCEILLAGAQVLLEPGAELIYTWPSFSMYPHLAAMTGATAVEVPLTIDHRHDLDAMLAAITPKTKMILVCNPNNPTGTFVDFDSINSFVSEVPNDVCIVIDEAYIEFVEGVDRDGLLPLVIEHDNVVITRTFAKIYGLAGLRVGYGFAPLAFKQAIDLVRQPFSVNLVAQAAATEALNHPDDVVERVGATIAERQWVETELGEAGFATAETQTNFSWIDLGGLDEDVVVDGLAKEGIIVRAGKALGADGFIRASYCEHNEHVRFIAAMRGFS
- a CDS encoding VOC family protein; the protein is MSTHTEPFIWFDADPHELRDFYASIFDDFETIHELRGSDGAVLGVTVSIGGRRYSLFNGGPGFPHTNAFSLMIYTDDQEQTDRYWNALLADGGEEHACGWLTDKFGLKWQVTPKFMMEVLASDDAEGRERAFNAMLTMQKLIVADLEAAFAGSAD
- the rlmN gene encoding 23S rRNA (adenine(2503)-C(2))-methyltransferase RlmN; this encodes MDLNLLKDTLEELGDAPYRAKQVWEWTARGATGYEEMSNLPELLRLELDERVPFSTLELIDSAESRDGTVKALFHTHDKRPVEAVMMKYLDGRRSICVSSQSGCPLTCTFCATGTMAFGRNLTTAEILDQALFFKRIEDNVNHLVFMGMGEPMMNLDNVLESCEKLPDIGITSRRTTVSTVGWLPGIKQFNKIERPVRLALSLHAADPELRSKIMPVNDRWPLEDVLAECRKHYEQNNRRVYIEYVMLDGINDHTIHAKQLAEVLQPHNAFKVNLIPYNPTGTGYGGSARTTIAAFKDTLQSEGVVATVRLTRGQDIAAACGQLVADAIQKAAVSDTDAALA
- the aroH gene encoding chorismate mutase, producing MNADSNTKLFALRGATTVKANEADLIVEATEELLVEVLKRNDLAPAALVSCIFTTTADLNAQFPAVAARNIGLNAVPLLCASEIDVPGSLPLAIRILLQYYAPPEHESKHVYLRDAVTLRTDLSAAQ